The genomic window TAAAGACTGATTAAGCCGTCGTGATCGTGTGGCATCAATACTAGAGTATTCGTAGGTGTTGGGATTTTTTTCAATAGAAAAGTCTTTGAAAGCAAAGGTGTTGTCATAGTTCAATTTCTCTTGAGCTTGAGGGTCGGCACCATCGCCATCAAACATATATTCGCAAATATCTACGTCTTTTGCAGCAAGAGCAATGTCGTACGTATCAGTTGCCGAACACATGGCAAAGAGAAAGCCACCACCAGCAGTAAACTCTCTTATCTTTAATGCGACTTCTAGCTTAGCTTGTGATACTTTTTGGAACCCCATGGTCTGTGCTGATTTTTCAAAGTCTTGTTTTTGCTTTCTGTACCATTCGGCATTTTTATAGGCTGCATAAAATTTACCATACTGTCCTGTAAAATCCTCGTGGTGAAGGTGTAGCCAATCGTATAGGGGTAAAGAGCCTCCAATCACTTCCTCATCGTAGACAATATCATAAGGTATTTCGGCATAGCTTAGAGCCAGTGTCACAGCATCGTCCCAAGGCAATTTACTTTTGGGTGAGTAGACCGCTATTTTAGGCACTTTTTCCAACTTTACCACATCTTGATTAACTTCTGGACTGGCAATTCCTCTCAGTATTTGGGTGGATTGCACATCGGCAATGACTTCATAGGAAACACCTCTAATTTTACATTCTCTTTCAATGGCTATTTGGTATTTCAAGAGGAAGCTACCCCCTCTGTAGTTGAGTAGCCAATCGACTGTCTGTTCTTGCTCCAGTGCCCAATAGGCTATGCCGTATGATTTGAGGTGGTTACTCTGACTCTCATCCATAGGAATAAGTAAATAAGAAGCAAAAGCATTGATTTGACTAAAGCCAAGAAGAATAAGTAAAATGTATTTGTACATCTTAAAAAGGAGCATCGTTGTTCATACTAGATGGCATAACATCATCATTACTGAATCCGAAGGCATCCAAATCGGTAAATTTAGCCAAGTGAGAAATAAATCGCAGTCTGATGTTTTCCAAAGAACCGTTACGGTGCTTAGCAATAATGATTTCTCCTTGTCCTTGGCAGTCTGGGTCTTGACCTGGTGAAGTATCTGGCCATTCTGTAAAGCCATAATAGTCTGGTCGGTAAATGAAGCATACAATATCGGCATCTTGCTCAATAGCTCCAGACTCTCTAAGGTCGGATAGCATAGGGCGTTTATCGCCCCCTCTAGTTTCCACCGCTCTACTCAACTGTGATAGGGCAATGATGGGGATATTTAATTCCTTAGCAATACTTTTTAAGGAACGAGAAATGGTACTAATCTCTTGCTCTCTGTTTCCACTCTTATTGGAATTTCCAGCATGCATAAGTTGTAAGTAGTCAATAATTACCATTTCCACACCATTGTTTCTTACAAGTCTTCGGCATTTGGCTCGAAGTTCAAAGACCGTTAGGGCAGGGGTGTCGTCAATAAATAATGGCGCTTCTGACAAAGAAGATATTTGCTGGTTTAGCTGTATCCATTCGTGGTCTTCGAGGTTACCTTTTCTTAACTTTTCGGCTGGAATTCCTGATTCGCTAGAAATAAGACGGTTAACCAACTGTACGGATGACATCTCCAAAGAGAATACCGCTACGGGCTTATTGAATTGTACGGCAGTGTTACGAGCCATTGACAGTACAAAAGCAGTTTTACCCATACCTGGACGAGCCGCCAGAATGACTAAGTCGGATTTTTGCCATCCGGAAGTTACTCTATCAAGATCAGAAAAGCCTGATGGAATACCACTCAGTCCGTCTTCCTTATTTTTAATTTCTTCAATTTGCTCTAGAGCCTGACGAATTAGTGTACTCATCTTATCGTAATTCTTACGGATGTTTCCTTCAGAAATTTCGAATAAACCTTGTTCGGCAGCATTTAATAAATCAAAGACATCCGTAGTATCGTCATAGGCGTCTCTAATGGTGCTTGATGAAATTCGAATGAGTTCACGTTGAATAAATTTTTGAGCAATAATTCTGGCGTGTGTTTCAATATTGGCTGCTGATGCCACACGCTCAGTCAACTTAGAGACAAAAGCGGCACCGCCGACGTCTTTTAAATCGCCTTTTTGTTTTAGTAAATTGGTGACAGTTAGGATATCAACGGGTTGAGTGTTGTTAAATAAATCTTCAATTGCTGAAAAGATTTTTTGGTGTTCTG from Flavobacteriales bacterium includes these protein-coding regions:
- a CDS encoding asparagine synthetase B gives rise to the protein MYKYILLILLGFSQINAFASYLLIPMDESQSNHLKSYGIAYWALEQEQTVDWLLNYRGGSFLLKYQIAIERECKIRGVSYEVIADVQSTQILRGIASPEVNQDVVKLEKVPKIAVYSPKSKLPWDDAVTLALSYAEIPYDIVYDEEVIGGSLPLYDWLHLHHEDFTGQYGKFYAAYKNAEWYRKQKQDFEKSAQTMGFQKVSQAKLEVALKIREFTAGGGFLFAMCSATDTYDIALAAKDVDICEYMFDGDGADPQAQEKLNYDNTFAFKDFSIEKNPNTYEYSSIDATRSRRLNQSLDFFTLFEFSAKWDPVPTMLCQNHEQVIKGFMGQTTAFKKEYIKSDVLIMGETASVNEARYIHGEFGKGTWTFYGGHDPEDYQHKVGDPKTELELHPNSPGYRLILNNVLFPAAKKKKQKT
- the dnaB gene encoding replicative DNA helicase, which produces MEKKKAKISKPVLSSPDGKLPPQAIELEQAVLGALMIDNDALSNSIELLKPESFYQTEHQKIFSAIEDLFNNTQPVDILTVTNLLKQKGDLKDVGGAAFVSKLTERVASAANIETHARIIAQKFIQRELIRISSSTIRDAYDDTTDVFDLLNAAEQGLFEISEGNIRKNYDKMSTLIRQALEQIEEIKNKEDGLSGIPSGFSDLDRVTSGWQKSDLVILAARPGMGKTAFVLSMARNTAVQFNKPVAVFSLEMSSVQLVNRLISSESGIPAEKLRKGNLEDHEWIQLNQQISSLSEAPLFIDDTPALTVFELRAKCRRLVRNNGVEMVIIDYLQLMHAGNSNKSGNREQEISTISRSLKSIAKELNIPIIALSQLSRAVETRGGDKRPMLSDLRESGAIEQDADIVCFIYRPDYYGFTEWPDTSPGQDPDCQGQGEIIIAKHRNGSLENIRLRFISHLAKFTDLDAFGFSNDDVMPSSMNNDAPF